One window of Candidatus Nitrospira kreftii genomic DNA carries:
- a CDS encoding Lon protease has translation MENNNVLSTLPILPVKRTVLFPGVMMPLTIGRERSIAAVNAAMKTEEKMIVVVAQRDPQTEEPGLTDLYPIGTKATVKQLGQSSEGTIHALVQGLDRVVLLKEEQSSPYATIRVRTLERPSDSGPEVQALHRAIQELLSDLPRLIEAPGVQEVSAVLSNEDDSLSLAYRIASLVNFNVVEEQRLLECTSTLELLRSLYAALSKELQILQLREKIAKDAQTKIGKSQREYILREQLKTIQQELGEGEDDENEVSRLKKQINEADLPDHIRKEVEREVTRLGKVPPTSPDHQVLRTYLELVLELPWKKASEEHLDLSTVRQVLEEDHYGIKEVKERIVEHLAVLKLNPKAKAPILCLVGPPGVGKTSLGQSIARAMGRTFERFSLGGVHDEAELRGHRRTYVGSLPGRIIQAIRRAGLNNPVLMLDEVDKMGRDFRGDPAAALLEILDPAQNHTFRDHYLDLPFDLSKVFFITTANTLDTISQPLLDRMEVIRLQGYSEREKAEIARRYLWPRRLKEAGIVDSEVVLTDEVLNLVISRYTREAGVRQLEQMLGRLTRKVALTFADLPEDQARQPVTIQADILGEWLGSERFMPEEARKTLPPGVATGLAWTPTGGDVLYIETTLLPGSHELTLTGQLGDVMQESARAARSYLWSHAESMGLDISRFKRNGVHIHVPSGAIPKDGPSAGITMATALASAYEGKAVRSDTAMTGEISLSGLVLPVGGIKEKVLAAHRAGIKRIILPKANEKDLKDVPQEVRDELTFILAERVEEVLPAAFNPDSHDASSRSGSELVTASSTDKDDA, from the coding sequence ATGGAAAATAATAATGTCTTATCGACGTTGCCGATACTTCCCGTCAAACGGACGGTCCTGTTTCCTGGAGTGATGATGCCCTTGACGATCGGGCGAGAACGGTCCATTGCGGCCGTCAACGCGGCCATGAAGACCGAAGAAAAGATGATCGTGGTCGTGGCTCAACGAGATCCTCAGACTGAGGAACCAGGATTGACGGATCTTTATCCCATCGGCACGAAGGCGACCGTCAAACAACTGGGCCAATCGTCGGAGGGAACCATTCACGCCCTCGTCCAAGGGTTGGATCGAGTCGTGCTTTTAAAAGAAGAACAGTCCTCTCCCTATGCCACGATTCGAGTTCGGACGTTGGAGCGTCCTTCCGACAGCGGACCTGAAGTCCAGGCACTGCATCGGGCCATCCAGGAACTCCTGTCCGACCTTCCCCGACTCATTGAAGCACCGGGTGTCCAGGAAGTCAGCGCAGTGCTGAGCAACGAGGATGACTCTCTCTCGCTGGCCTATCGCATTGCCTCCTTGGTCAACTTCAACGTCGTGGAGGAACAGCGCCTGCTTGAATGCACTTCAACCCTCGAGCTGTTGCGCAGTCTCTACGCTGCGCTTTCGAAAGAACTCCAAATACTTCAACTGCGAGAAAAGATCGCGAAAGACGCGCAGACGAAGATCGGCAAGAGCCAACGAGAGTACATTCTGCGCGAACAGCTGAAAACCATCCAGCAAGAGTTGGGCGAAGGCGAGGACGACGAGAACGAAGTGTCTCGCCTGAAGAAGCAAATCAACGAGGCAGACTTGCCTGATCATATTCGCAAGGAAGTGGAGCGCGAAGTAACCAGGTTAGGCAAGGTGCCGCCGACATCGCCGGACCATCAAGTTCTTCGGACATACCTGGAGCTGGTCCTCGAACTTCCTTGGAAGAAAGCGTCGGAAGAACATCTCGATCTCTCCACCGTACGGCAGGTACTTGAGGAGGATCATTACGGCATCAAAGAGGTGAAAGAACGGATCGTCGAACACTTGGCAGTCTTGAAGCTGAACCCGAAAGCCAAGGCCCCGATTCTTTGTCTTGTCGGTCCTCCCGGCGTCGGCAAGACTAGCCTGGGGCAGTCGATCGCGAGGGCGATGGGTCGGACCTTCGAACGATTCAGCCTCGGCGGGGTCCATGATGAAGCCGAGCTGCGCGGCCATCGCCGCACCTATGTTGGTTCGTTGCCAGGCCGCATCATCCAGGCAATCCGCCGTGCCGGGTTGAATAACCCGGTCTTGATGCTCGACGAAGTCGACAAGATGGGACGCGATTTCCGGGGAGATCCGGCAGCGGCGCTGTTAGAGATTCTTGATCCAGCACAGAATCACACATTCCGTGACCATTATCTGGATCTGCCGTTCGATCTATCGAAGGTCTTCTTCATCACCACGGCCAATACCCTCGACACCATCAGCCAACCGTTGCTGGATCGGATGGAGGTCATCCGCCTTCAAGGTTACAGCGAGCGAGAAAAGGCCGAAATTGCCCGTCGCTACCTGTGGCCGAGGCGGCTCAAAGAGGCTGGCATCGTGGATAGCGAAGTCGTCCTCACGGACGAGGTGCTGAATCTCGTCATCTCGCGCTATACCCGTGAAGCCGGTGTGCGACAACTCGAACAAATGCTGGGTCGGTTGACTAGAAAAGTAGCCTTGACGTTCGCCGACCTCCCGGAAGACCAAGCACGACAGCCCGTTACCATTCAAGCCGATATACTCGGGGAATGGTTGGGCTCTGAACGGTTTATGCCGGAGGAGGCCCGGAAGACTCTCCCGCCCGGCGTCGCCACCGGTCTTGCTTGGACCCCGACCGGGGGAGATGTGCTCTATATTGAAACCACTCTACTTCCCGGTAGCCATGAGCTCACCCTGACGGGACAGCTGGGCGATGTCATGCAGGAGTCCGCGCGAGCGGCCAGGAGCTATCTCTGGTCGCATGCCGAGAGCATGGGTTTGGACATTTCGCGTTTTAAACGGAATGGAGTCCATATCCATGTACCCTCCGGAGCCATTCCGAAAGATGGTCCATCGGCTGGAATCACGATGGCCACCGCTCTGGCCTCTGCCTATGAGGGGAAGGCCGTACGGAGCGACACAGCCATGACGGGTGAAATCAGCCTAAGCGGGCTCGTGTTGCCGGTGGGCGGCATTAAAGAAAAAGTACTGGCGGCCCATCGCGCGGGAATCAAGCGGATCATCCTGCCGAAAGCCAACGAGAAGGATCTCAAGGATGTCCCGCAGGAGGTGCGAGACGAGTTGACCTTCATCTTAGCTGAACGGGTCGAAGAGGTATTGCCGGCGGCTTTCAATCCGGACTCTCACGACGCGTCATCTCGTAGCGGCAGTGAACTTGTAACGGCTTCCAGCACCGACAAGGATGATGCCTAA
- a CDS encoding hypothetical protein (conserved protein of unknown function), with the protein MHMLELKIPPAVTGAVTAMGMWLVSRALPTFSFAPLRVVAVGMGLTGVVITGLAMLSFWRAHTTANPMKPSSASFLVTSGIYGFTRNPMYLGLLFVMAGWALYLGNALAFLFLPAFVLYMNRFQIEPEERALTALFGQEFLAYTSRVRRWI; encoded by the coding sequence ATGCACATGCTTGAACTGAAAATTCCGCCAGCCGTCACCGGCGCGGTGACCGCGATGGGCATGTGGCTCGTCTCCCGTGCCTTGCCTACATTCTCGTTTGCGCCCCTGCGAGTCGTGGCCGTGGGAATGGGACTTACCGGTGTGGTAATCACGGGATTGGCGATGCTGTCGTTCTGGAGAGCGCACACCACTGCGAACCCCATGAAGCCATCTTCCGCATCGTTCTTGGTGACGTCGGGAATCTATGGTTTTACGCGCAACCCGATGTATCTCGGCCTGTTGTTCGTCATGGCCGGTTGGGCGCTGTATTTGGGAAACGCCCTGGCCTTTCTCTTTCTTCCTGCCTTTGTCCTCTACATGAATCGCTTCCAAATCGAACCAGAAGAACGAGCGCTGACTGCTCTGTTTGGGCAGGAATTCCTCGCGTACACATCTCGGGTGCGTCGGTGGATATGA
- a CDS encoding hypothetical protein (conserved protein of unknown function) translates to MPIETYTAQVELIKNLTHDVRQLDLRLIEPRTITFKPGQFISFEMPHPRTGHLVTRAYSIASQPSRSDLITLLFNQVPGGPGSSLLFHLKAGEKTQFKGPTGHFYLREDPGRELLFIASGTGIAPIRSMLLANVERPNPTPATLFWGLRSQQDLYYQRELAGLIEQTPTFTAITTLSRPEPGWTGESGRVLRLIEERIASVKNLAVYLCGNSAMITDSMHLLQKKGLCPIYREKYYDDIGSPED, encoded by the coding sequence ATGCCCATCGAGACATATACGGCACAGGTCGAGTTGATCAAGAATCTCACGCACGACGTACGGCAGCTTGATCTGCGATTGATCGAGCCGAGAACCATCACCTTCAAACCCGGCCAGTTCATTTCATTCGAGATGCCTCACCCGCGGACTGGCCATCTCGTGACACGGGCCTATTCCATCGCCTCTCAACCAAGCCGATCGGACCTCATTACCCTGTTGTTCAACCAGGTGCCGGGTGGGCCGGGATCGAGTTTACTTTTCCACCTCAAGGCAGGAGAAAAGACACAGTTCAAAGGGCCGACGGGGCACTTCTATCTGCGAGAGGACCCTGGACGCGAATTGCTCTTCATCGCAAGCGGCACAGGTATCGCGCCGATCCGATCAATGTTACTAGCAAACGTGGAACGTCCGAATCCAACACCGGCGACCTTGTTTTGGGGACTGCGGAGCCAGCAAGATCTCTATTATCAGAGAGAACTGGCGGGTTTGATCGAGCAGACCCCGACCTTCACGGCTATCACCACACTCTCACGCCCGGAACCAGGCTGGACCGGCGAATCCGGTCGTGTGTTACGGCTGATCGAGGAGCGGATCGCCTCGGTCAAAAATCTCGCCGTCTATCTCTGCGGGAACAGTGCCATGATTACGGACAGCATGCATCTGCTACAGAAAAAAGGCCTATGCCCCATCTATCGCGAGAAGTATTACGACGACATAGGCTCACCCGAAGATTGA